Part of the Deltaproteobacteria bacterium genome, TGCGTCCCAGGATGACGGGAACGGCGTTTCCGAGCTGGCGCATGGTTTCCGTCCAGGACCCATGGAAAATGTATCCATCCGGAAAGGTTTGCAGCCGCGCGGATTCTCGAACCGTGAAATACCGCACGCGGCCGTCCTCGAGAACCATCATGTTTTCGCCTCCCGGAACGCCATGGTCTCCCGCCTTGAGGGTCTTGGCGGGAAGATCCAGCGGGCTGCCGGTGTGTCCCGGATAGACCCGCGCGCCATCCTGAAAGACATGGTTCAAAAAGTCGCCGCCGGACTGGCGCGGATCGCCGACGTCGGCCAGTGCATCCCGCACCGTGCGCCACGGCTTTTCCCGTGGAGGATCGATGAGATATCCGAGTTTGCGGATTCTCGCCGCCATGCCCGTCGGAAGCGCCGGACGCGCCGATCTGGGCACGTCATGGCGCTCCCAATACTCGCCGCTCCCCCATTGGGCATGCAGCAGCGCGTCGAGGCCGTGCGTGGGAGCGGGGAAAGACCACTCGACACCCAGGTCGGCGCGGAAGCCGACAATGAAGACCCGTTCCCTCTTTTGCGGAACGCCATGGTCGGCCGCGTTCACCAGCGTGGGCACGACGTTGTAGGTCAGGCCCGATCCGTGCAACGCTCCGGATGTCTTTTCGCCCTGGAGGCGTTTGAGGTGGTCCGCCCAATCTTCTTCCGGTTTTCTCGCGACTTCCGGAAACTCAAGCTGCAAGAGAATGTACTGGTAGTAGTTCGCGAAGCTGGACCTGGTCAGGCCCTTCACGTTTTCGACGATGAAGGCTTTCGGGCGCAATGTTCTCACCACGTCGACGGTGGCGGGAAACATGTCGCGTTTGTCCCCATTGGCCTTGTGCTTGCCGCCCATGGAGAATGGCTGGCATGGCGGCCCACCCGCGAGCAGGTCGATGTCCTCGGGCAGCGCCCGCCAGTCAAACGAGCGCACATCGCCTTCCCACAGCGGCCAATCGCGAACCAGGGGAAAATCGCGCCGCTTGTTTTCCCGTA contains:
- a CDS encoding DNA (cytosine-5-)-methyltransferase yields the protein MKSVELFAGAGGLALGVTLAGFESLAVVEWDKWACDTIRENKRRDFPLVRDWPLWEGDVRSFDWRALPEDIDLLAGGPPCQPFSMGGKHKANGDKRDMFPATVDVVRTLRPKAFIVENVKGLTRSSFANYYQYILLQLEFPEVARKPEEDWADHLKRLQGEKTSGALHGSGLTYNVVPTLVNAADHGVPQKRERVFIVGFRADLGVEWSFPAPTHGLDALLHAQWGSGEYWERHDVPRSARPALPTGMAARIRKLGYLIDPPREKPWRTVRDALADVGDPRQSGGDFLNHVFQDGARVYPGHTGSPLDLPAKTLKAGDHGVPGGENMMVLEDGRVRYFTVRESARLQTFPDGYIFHGSWTETMRQLGNAVPVILGR